One genomic region from Prionailurus bengalensis isolate Pbe53 chromosome C1, Fcat_Pben_1.1_paternal_pri, whole genome shotgun sequence encodes:
- the HJV gene encoding hemojuvelin isoform X1, which produces MGDPGRSPHGSPPTLSTLTLLLLLCGHAHSQCKILRCNAEYVSSTLSLRGGRSPGALRGGAGGGGRGGGVGSGGLCRALRSYALCTRRTARTCRGDLAFHSAVHGIEDLMIQHNCSRQGPTAPPPARGPALPGAGPARSSGPPAPDPCDYEGQFSRLHGRPPGFLHCASFGDPHVRSFHHHFHTCRVQGAWPLLDNDFLFVQATSSPVASGANATATRKLTIIFKNMQECIDQKVYQAEVDNLPAAFEDGSINGGDRPGGSSLSIGTANPGNHVEIRAAYIGTTIIIRQTAGQLSFSIKVAEDVARAFSAEQDLQLCVGGCPPSQRLSRSERSRRGALTIDTARRLCKEGLPVEDAYFHSCVFDVLISGDPNFTVAAQAALEDARAFLPDLEKLHLFPSDAGVPLSSGTLLAPLIWSGLFVLWLCIQ; this is translated from the exons ATGGGGGATCCAGGCCGGTCCCCCCATGGCAGCCCCCCAACTCTAAGCACTCTCACCCTCCTGCTGCTCCTCTGTGGACATG CTCATTCTCAATGCAAGATCCTCCGCTGCAATGCTGAGTATGTATCGTCCACCCTGAGCCTTAGAGGTGGGAGGTCACCGGGAGCCCTgcgaggaggagcaggaggagggggccgAGGTGGAGGGGTGGGCTCAGGCGGCCTCTGTCGAGCCCTCCGCTCCTACGCTCTCTGCACCCGGCGCACCGCCCGCACCTGCCGCGGGGACCTGGCCTTCCATTCGGCGGTGCACGGGATCGAAGACCTGATGATCCAGCACAACTGCTCCCGCCAGGGCCccacggccccgcccccggcccgcggCCCCGCCCTTCCAGGCGCAGGCCCCGCCCGCTCCTCCGGCCCCCCAGCCCCGGACCCCTGTGACTATGAAGGCCAGTTTTCCCGGCTGCACGGGCGTCCCCCGGGCTTCTTGCATTGCGCCTCCTTCGGGGACCCCCACGTGCGCAGCTTTCACCACCACTTTCACACGTGCCGTGTCCAAGGAGCTTGGCCCCTGCTGGATAATGACTTCCTTTTTGTCCAGGCCACCAGCTCCCCCGTGGCATCGGGGGCCAACGCCACCGCCACCCGGAAG CTCACCATTATATTTAAGAACATGCAGGAATGCATTGATCAGAAGGTCTACCAGGCTGAGGTGGACAATCTTCCGGCAGCCTTTGAAGATGGCTCTATCAATGGAGGTGACCGACCCGGGGGGTCCAGTCTGTCCATTGGAACTGCTAACCCTGGGAACCACGTGGAGATCCGAGCCGCCTATATTGGCACAACTATAATCATCCGGCAGACAGCTGGGCAGCTCTCCTTCTCCATCAAGGTAGCAGAGGACGTGGCCCGGGCCTTCTCAGCTGAGCAAGACCTACAGCTCTGTGTTGGGGGGTGCCCCCCAAGTCAGCGACTCTCTCGCTCAGAGCGCAGCCGCCGGGGAGCTCTGACCATTGACACCGCCAGACGGCTGTGTAAGGAAGGGCTGCCAGTTGAAGACGCTTATTTCCACTCCTGTGTCTTTGATGTTTTGATCTCTGGTGACCCGAACTTCACTGTGGCAGCTCAGGCGGCTTTGGAGGATGCCCGAGCCTTCCTGCCGGACTTAGAAAAGCTGCACCTCTTCCCCTCGGATGCCGGGGTTCCTCTTTCCTCGGGAACCCTCCTAGCCCCACTCATTTGGAGTGGGCTCTTTGTTCTGTGGCTTTGCATTCAGTAA
- the HJV gene encoding hemojuvelin isoform X2 translates to MKASFPGCTGVPRASCIAPPSGTPTCAAFTTTFTRAVSKELGPCWIMTSFLSRPPAPPWHRGPTPPPPGRSGTQQQLQTLSWSPTLTIIFKNMQECIDQKVYQAEVDNLPAAFEDGSINGGDRPGGSSLSIGTANPGNHVEIRAAYIGTTIIIRQTAGQLSFSIKVAEDVARAFSAEQDLQLCVGGCPPSQRLSRSERSRRGALTIDTARRLCKEGLPVEDAYFHSCVFDVLISGDPNFTVAAQAALEDARAFLPDLEKLHLFPSDAGVPLSSGTLLAPLIWSGLFVLWLCIQ, encoded by the exons ATGAAGGCCAGTTTTCCCGGCTGCACGGGCGTCCCCCGGGCTTCTTGCATTGCGCCTCCTTCGGGGACCCCCACGTGCGCAGCTTTCACCACCACTTTCACACGTGCCGTGTCCAAGGAGCTTGGCCCCTGCTGGATAATGACTTCCTTTTTGTCCAGGCCACCAGCTCCCCCGTGGCATCGGGGGCCAACGCCACCGCCACCCGGAAGGTCAGGGACTCAGCAGCAACTCCAGACCCTCTCATGGTCGCCCACG CTCACCATTATATTTAAGAACATGCAGGAATGCATTGATCAGAAGGTCTACCAGGCTGAGGTGGACAATCTTCCGGCAGCCTTTGAAGATGGCTCTATCAATGGAGGTGACCGACCCGGGGGGTCCAGTCTGTCCATTGGAACTGCTAACCCTGGGAACCACGTGGAGATCCGAGCCGCCTATATTGGCACAACTATAATCATCCGGCAGACAGCTGGGCAGCTCTCCTTCTCCATCAAGGTAGCAGAGGACGTGGCCCGGGCCTTCTCAGCTGAGCAAGACCTACAGCTCTGTGTTGGGGGGTGCCCCCCAAGTCAGCGACTCTCTCGCTCAGAGCGCAGCCGCCGGGGAGCTCTGACCATTGACACCGCCAGACGGCTGTGTAAGGAAGGGCTGCCAGTTGAAGACGCTTATTTCCACTCCTGTGTCTTTGATGTTTTGATCTCTGGTGACCCGAACTTCACTGTGGCAGCTCAGGCGGCTTTGGAGGATGCCCGAGCCTTCCTGCCGGACTTAGAAAAGCTGCACCTCTTCCCCTCGGATGCCGGGGTTCCTCTTTCCTCGGGAACCCTCCTAGCCCCACTCATTTGGAGTGGGCTCTTTGTTCTGTGGCTTTGCATTCAGTAA